From Trichoderma atroviride chromosome 1, complete sequence, one genomic window encodes:
- a CDS encoding uncharacterized protein (EggNog:ENOG41), producing MSAPSLLRQATQKNMSITQTYYLAHKARAKLSREAAQPDHDLRLLVGHANLLDSLMLELAEAEREQERWFNQSVRNSKATSAANNKRHIQWADRIEEEAVDEEEYDSDSSVDSDDESDYDEMEENTRTTITPTSTIKVVEDEVMADDDLEEDYAQLGLVRTPSHSNSPPELVDHESDESSDDEAMPPSPVDAELPLPEKSEQESEESYYQEEDFYLGRRSPAGLVSAISVY from the coding sequence ATGTCTGCTCCATCACTGTTGCGACAAGCTACCCAGAAGAACATGTCCATCACTCAGACCTACTACCTGGCCCACAAGGCCCGAGCAAAGCTCTCTCGCGAGGCTGCTCAACCCGATCACGATCTCCGCCTCCTGGTTGGACACGCTAACCTCCTCGACTCTCTGATGCTTGAACttgccgaggccgagcgaGAGCAGGAGCGATGGTTCAACCAGTCCGTTCGCAACTCAAAGGCCACCTCGGCCGCCAACAACAAGCGACACATCCAGTGGGCCGATCGGATCGAAGAGGAGGCTGTCGATGAGGAGGAATACGACTCCGACTCTTCAGTCGACTCTGACGACGAATCCGACTacgacgagatggaggagaacACCCGCACCACAATCACCCCCACCTCCACAATCAAGgttgtcgaggacgaggtcaTGGCTGACGACGATCTCGAGGAGGACTACGCTCAGCTCGGCCTTGTTCGAACTCCCTCTCACTCCAACTCCCCTCCGGAGCTGGTTGACCACGAATCCGATGAGTCTTCTGACGACGAGGCCATGCCTCCATCACCTGTCGATGCCGAGCTGCCTCTTCCCGAGAAGTCAGAACAAGAGAGCGAAGAATCATATTACCAAGAAGAGGACTTTTACCTGGGCCGACGATCACCTGCCGGCCTGGTGTCTGCTATCTCAGTCTACTAA
- a CDS encoding uncharacterized protein (EggNog:ENOG41~TransMembrane:11 (o88-109i121-139o145-167i176-196o208-229i250-273o285-305i317-335o341-360i372-391o411-429i)) encodes MTAVQNLSSDDEIKDIENPIEDPNTEASVEDASQLQQLQEDEHDGGYGWVCVACQLMITASTWGVNGAFGVYLTHYISTNEFPGTSEIAYSFIGGLSQSQILLIAPLVTHATKLLGTKPPLFIGAALEAGALVGASFATKSWQLFLSQGLLFGWGCSFLYIGTIGLIPQWFARRKGIATGIAAAGSGLGGLIYSLSTEAMISNLSVAWAFRITAICTAVTNVVCIILIKDRNKHIQPFQNAFDFRLLKRPALLLIIAWMFLSVIGYTCVLFSLPDNATRIGLTAHQGAILGALANLGMVIGRPAVGFLSDRYGRLNIVISATFLAGIWCLCLWTSGTSYSILIAFSILGGTVMGTCWPMAGPMLADAFGIKLLPSTLSILWTSSAIPSAFAEAMALGLRRTHKPVYLDVQIFSGCMFIGAALLLLPLRFKKNIKSLASSEKN; translated from the exons ATGACGGCTGTGCAAAATCTTTCCAGTGACGACGAGATAAAGGATATCGAGAATCCAATCGAGGATCCCAATACAGAAGCGTCAGTCGAAGATGCCAGCCAACTACAGCAACTGCAAGAGGATGAACACGACGGCGGATATGGCTGGGTATGCGTCGCATGTCAGTTGATGATTACAGCGAGCACATGGGGAGTCAACGGT GCTTTCGGTGTCTACCTCACTCACTACATCTCCACAAACGAATTCCCCGGCACGTCCGAAATCGCCTACTCTTTCATCGGTGGTCTATCTCAATCCCAAATCCTCCTCATAGCTCCCCTCGTCACGCACGCCACTAAGCTTCTCGGCACCAAGCCTCCGCTATTCATCGGAGCCGCgctggaagctggagctctggTAGGCGCGAGCTTCGCTACGAAATCTTGGCAACTCTTCTTATCCCAAGGCTTGTTATTCGGCTGGGGCTGTTCATTCTTATACATTGGCACCATTGGCCTTATTCCACAGTGGTTTGCTCGAAGAAAGGGCATTGCGACTGGAATTGCAGCTGCGGGAAGTGGTCTCGGAGGTCTCATATACAGTTTATCCACCGAGGCCATGATTTCCAACTTGAGCGTTGCCTGGGCCTTTCGCATCACGGCCATCTGCACCGCTGTCACAAACGTTGTTTGCATcatattaataaaagataGGAACAAGCATATTCAGCCGTTTCAGAATGCGTTTGATTTCCGCCTCTTGAAGCGGCCCGCGCTGCTCCTCATCATTGCGTGGATGTTCCTCAGCGTCATTGGATACACGTGCGTTCTGTTCTCGCTCCCTGATAATGCTACTCGGATCGGGCTTACTGCCCACCAAGGTGCTATCTTGGGTGCCTTGGCCAATCTTGGAATGGTTATTGGTAGACCGGCAGTGGGCTTTCTCAGTGACCGATATGGGAGGTTGAACATTGTCATCTCAGCGACCTTTTTAGCAGGAATATGGTGCTTGTGTCTCTGGACGTCAGGAACATCATATTCCATCTTGATTGCATTTTCTATTCTAGGAGGAACGGTCATGGGAACATGCTGGCCG ATGGCCGGGCCGATGCTGGCAGATGCCTTTGGAATAAAGCTTCTCCCATCCACACTGTCTATTCTCTGGACCAGTTCTGCTATCCCTTCAGCAT TTGCTGAGGCCATGGCTTTGGGACTTCGACGAACGCACAAACCCGTCTATCTCGACGTTCAGATATTTTCCGGGTGTATGTTTATTGGTGCTGCACTTCTCTTGCTACCTCTGAGGTTTAAGAAGAACATCAAAAGCCTCGCTTCATCAGAGAAAAACTGA
- a CDS encoding uncharacterized protein (EggNog:ENOG41~TransMembrane:9 (o88-109i121-139o145-167i176-196o208-229i250-273o285-305i317-335o341-364i)) gives MTAVQNLSSDDEIKDIENPIEDPNTEASVEDASQLQQLQEDEHDGGYGWVCVACQLMITASTWGVNGAFGVYLTHYISTNEFPGTSEIAYSFIGGLSQSQILLIAPLVTHATKLLGTKPPLFIGAALEAGALVGASFATKSWQLFLSQGLLFGWGCSFLYIGTIGLIPQWFARRKGIATGIAAAGSGLGGLIYSLSTEAMISNLSVAWAFRITAICTAVTNVVCIILIKDRNKHIQPFQNAFDFRLLKRPALLLIIAWMFLSVIGYTCVLFSLPDNATRIGLTAHQGAILGALANLGMVIGRPAVGFLSDRYGRLNIVISATFLAGIWCLCLWTSGTSYSILIAFSILGGTVMGTCWPVGLCLVSHKEWQLTLRQSRWPGRCWQMPLE, from the exons ATGACGGCTGTGCAAAATCTTTCCAGTGACGACGAGATAAAGGATATCGAGAATCCAATCGAGGATCCCAATACAGAAGCGTCAGTCGAAGATGCCAGCCAACTACAGCAACTGCAAGAGGATGAACACGACGGCGGATATGGCTGGGTATGCGTCGCATGTCAGTTGATGATTACAGCGAGCACATGGGGAGTCAACGGT GCTTTCGGTGTCTACCTCACTCACTACATCTCCACAAACGAATTCCCCGGCACGTCCGAAATCGCCTACTCTTTCATCGGTGGTCTATCTCAATCCCAAATCCTCCTCATAGCTCCCCTCGTCACGCACGCCACTAAGCTTCTCGGCACCAAGCCTCCGCTATTCATCGGAGCCGCgctggaagctggagctctggTAGGCGCGAGCTTCGCTACGAAATCTTGGCAACTCTTCTTATCCCAAGGCTTGTTATTCGGCTGGGGCTGTTCATTCTTATACATTGGCACCATTGGCCTTATTCCACAGTGGTTTGCTCGAAGAAAGGGCATTGCGACTGGAATTGCAGCTGCGGGAAGTGGTCTCGGAGGTCTCATATACAGTTTATCCACCGAGGCCATGATTTCCAACTTGAGCGTTGCCTGGGCCTTTCGCATCACGGCCATCTGCACCGCTGTCACAAACGTTGTTTGCATcatattaataaaagataGGAACAAGCATATTCAGCCGTTTCAGAATGCGTTTGATTTCCGCCTCTTGAAGCGGCCCGCGCTGCTCCTCATCATTGCGTGGATGTTCCTCAGCGTCATTGGATACACGTGCGTTCTGTTCTCGCTCCCTGATAATGCTACTCGGATCGGGCTTACTGCCCACCAAGGTGCTATCTTGGGTGCCTTGGCCAATCTTGGAATGGTTATTGGTAGACCGGCAGTGGGCTTTCTCAGTGACCGATATGGGAGGTTGAACATTGTCATCTCAGCGACCTTTTTAGCAGGAATATGGTGCTTGTGTCTCTGGACGTCAGGAACATCATATTCCATCTTGATTGCATTTTCTATTCTAGGAGGAACGGTCATGGGAACATGCTGGCCGGTAGGTCTTTGCCTTGTATCTCACAAAGAGTGGCAACTGACGCTAAGACAATCTAGATGGCCGGGCCGATGCTGGCAGATGCCTTTGGAATAA
- a CDS encoding uncharacterized protein (EggNog:ENOG41~TransMembrane:1 (o634-657i)), giving the protein MEVSTVPCTLCRKRRVKCDKRLPGCARCEKSSRSCPGYNHLRKFLDESQNLRKKFSSANASPQGGGPGDPIKVHATAQASSSVSSFSASLDSAPLPTTIPSNTEATRNQPQPESPVQPLIQPGAQAETQAKAPDNVLHDIGLGRPNHNSLSANHEIIDAPFILTDSFSDEDFDARFFDIDPNEYFAEGNNCCGFIPSVSLISDASGLQGPSLSWLSDVNLEGYATSGYDPEADKSQTSEKLETEASSPMPDSSSEADQETAYLIRYFAERISPCLDVFDIERFFGHIVPIKAIRSPLLQNALAAIAAKQFGKTKRETYMASHQTPGRSMLELYSNAAHIDWFYKAASFYDKAIGHMMRLLQTLRDGSPASSPGSTSSIDAGLGLHSAVSPSFKRRRVESSQGSHTIVDDLLSAISVFLLYESLDNRFAEVSRHMSGAQYLLTFNLKQLYESTEINRRNGTFGLHARRAWQASFWNIVCIDWVASYTEQTAPRLDVENAELWKAAGLPICVVDGITMPNALCNNGDSGFQLQMTETLACRSLIWIILKTLTLIATEKSSNKTANNGLQENDGTCQNSSIASHCWDDVSQHLENWCAALPDTFEPCARIAQRYNNIPTPSDNMASMSEFQGAFQELFYANAMCATASVLYHFVQLLFLLHKPLNQKPTESHLEFVAKRLNAYRQLSAQIEGHANEICAISLGRPDDPVRQHMVQPLYLAGLCFEAHEQRTALAQLLATIQRETGYSTAERVAKLQQHWGWDTTPPALDVL; this is encoded by the exons ATGGAGGTTTCCACTGTGCCTTGCACGCTCTGCAGAAAGCGGCGGGTCAAA TGCGATAAACGACTACCCGGCTGTGCGCGCTGTGAAAAGTCGTCCCGGTCGTGTCCTGGCTATAATCATCTGCGAAAGTTTCTCGATGAGAGCCAGAACCTCCGAAAGAAGTTTTCTTCAGCCAATGCCAGCCCGCAAGGCGGCGGTCCTGGCGACCCCATAAAGGTACATGCGACAGCCCAGGCTTCATCTTCGGTGTCGTCATTCTCTGCCTCACTAGACTCGGCTCCATTGCCCACGACAATCCCAAGCAACACTGAGGCTACTCGcaaccagcctcagcctgaGTCACCAGTTCAACCTCTCATCCAACCCGGAGCCCAAGCTGAGACTCAAGCCAAGGCTCCAGACAATGTTTTGCATGACATTGGCCTGGGGAGGCCCAACCATAACAGCTTATCTGCTAACCACGAGATCATCGATGCGCCCTTCATCTTGACTGACAGCTTTTCGGATGAAGACTTTGACGCTAGATTTTTCGACATTGACCCCAACGAATACTTTGCTGAGGGCAATAATTGCTGTGGATTTATCCCTTCCGTCTCATTGATAAGTGATGCCAGCGGGTTGCAAGGACCgtctctttcttggcttAGCGACGTCAACTTGGAAGGATATGCAACATCCGGATACGATCCCGAGGCAGATAAGTCGCAAACAtcagagaagctggagacAGAAGCCTCTTCGCCAATGCCCGACTCATCTAGTGAAGCCGACCAGGAGACGGCATATCTGATAAGATATTTCGCCGAACGCATTAGCCCGTGCCTGGACGTGTTTGATATTGAGCGATTCTTTGGACACATTGTTCCCATCAAGGCTATTCGAAGCCCACTTCTACAAAACGCCCTGGCCGCCATTGCGGCGAAGCAATTTGGAAAGACGAAGCGAGAGACATACATGGCGAGTCATCAGACACCGGGCCGATCGATGCTGGAGCTGTACTCTAATGCGGCCCACATCGATTGGTTCTATAAGGCGGCGAGTTTCTATGACAAAGCTATTGGCCATATgatgaggctgctgcaaacACTGCGTGACGGCAGTCCGGCTTCGTCACCCGGGTCCACATCTTCTATTGATGCAGGTCTGGGGTTACACTCGGCAGTATCTCCTTCGTTCAAGAGGCGGCGAGTGGAAAGTAGCCAGGGTTCTCACACTATCGTGGATGATCTCCTCTCGGCAATATCTGTATTTCTGCTCTATGAGTCTCTTGATAATCGCTTTGCAGAAGTCTCTAG GCACATGTCTGGTGCACAGTATCTGCTCACGTTTAATCTCAAACAGCTCTACGAAAGTACGGAAATCAATCGTCGCAACGGAACATTCGGACTACATGCTCGAAGAGCTTGGCAAGCATCTTTTTGGAACATTGTGTGTATCGATTGGGTTGCTTCTTACACTGAGCAGACCGCACCACGCCTCGACGTGGAAAATGCTGAGCTGTGGAAAGCTGCAGGTCTACCAATATGTGTTGTTGACGGAATCACTATGCCAAACGCACTCTGCAATAATGGAGATTCGGGCTTTCAGCTGCAGATGACGGAGACATTGGCCTGCAGAAGTCTCATCTGGATCATTCTGAAAACACTGACACTCATTGCTACTGAAAAAAGTAGCAATAAGACAGCAAACAATGGCTTACAAGAAAACGACGGTACGTGCCAGAACTCATCTATTGCATCTCATTGTTGGGATGATGTGTCTCAGCACCTCGAAAACTGGTGTGCAGCACTGCCGGATACATTTGAGCCTTGCGCAAGAATAGCACAGCGGTATAACAATATTCCCACACCGTCAGACAACATGGCATCCATGTCGGAGTTTCAAGGCGCGTTTCAAGAGTTGTTTTATGCCAACGCCATGTGTGCAACGGCTTCAGTTTTATACCACTTTGTCCAacttctcttcttgcttcaCAAACCCCTAAATCAAAAGCCTACGGAGTCACATCTCGAGTTTGTTGCCAAGCGACTCAATGCGTATCGTCAGCTCTCGGCCCAAATCGAAGGGCACGCCAATGAGATATGCGCAATATCCTTGGGCCGGCCGGATGACCCTGTTCGACAGCATATGGTACAGCCTTTATATCTGGCTGGACTGTGCTTCGAGGCTCACGAGCAGAGGACAGCACTAGCTCAGCTTCTCGCTACTATACAGCGAGAAACCGGTTACTCAACAGCGGAGAGAGTTGCGAAGCTACAGCAGCATTGGGGGTGGGATACTACTCCTCCAGCACTTGATGTGTTGTAA
- a CDS encoding uncharacterized protein (EggNog:ENOG41~TransMembrane:2 (o503-522i571-590o)) — MDALNTISLAGNAVQFVEYAIIAATKAAQIYHSPNGKLKEDAELELISSGVESSLKSIYSSEDTTQAVIVPDEILDGLIEQCVSIAKEIKGIINGSSAKSPGVLHAISKTAQRLSKQSELMELRSRLLILRSEVSSHLIMLIREEQLKLGEVLQTVVTSNEDMLQNINDKYAEVMRYLRSISQHTQSNMASTADPSDKKGAHRSSEKEFKSIQKDRESRIKDVFTMSVMQGPFDAILDDIERRGIQKQESILQTLNFNQLHERELAVGEAHQGTATWIFDETKPTNFVKWLRKSNGMYWITGKAGSGKSTLMKFLTDHPKTLQYLTEWANGNDLIVAKHYFWNPGTTMQKSQEGLFRALLHQILGQRPELIPIVCADRWNAPYYERSFPWTIKQLADAFQRLGGLDNVRWKICLFIDGLDEYDGEPTDVIDIIHKIGESDKIKICISSRPWIEFSDAFGGNQPKLELQNFTREDIQRFIEDKLRNNDKFNKLRGRDRAAADGLVLSIIEKAYGVFLWVFLVVRSLLRGLRNEDDILDLERRLGQLPDDLYQFFDNMLGVIEDVYRERVSRLFLTMTSAKVALPIITFYFLNFGDAPLSREPLPFLREWPIVDNAEEKVLEVKKRQLIAQCKDLIHTVSDVEGEVLFAEKVEFIHNMVLNFLHLPDINERLSSIAGRSFHPVKVLFKANIGQIRSLIHLHRLMYIKPYLQQWILGSLYYAHSIEVRDDTAEIEALDELEEILTEQFKMWSFSHAMEYLFGIPQIESFLELACRCDLALYISQKYPDYNSSKLNEIAPNWKMLFSVRQQGTFVLDEKETKYDMKSDWRLGRHLGLLSSQVKDRTREESVSFSRRPTIYSEPHSIDYAKKKNRLSGKFKKLFRRE; from the exons ATGGACGCGCTGAATACCATTTCGCTAGCTGGAAATGCCGTCCAGTTTGTTGAATATGCGATTATTGCGGCGACCAAGGCCGCTCAGATCTACCACAGCCCAAATGGCAAATTaaaagaagatgccgagCTGGAATTAATTTCCAGCGGCGTGGAATCTTCTCTGAAAAGCATCTATTCATCTGAGGATACCACCCAAGCGGTTATCGTTCCAGATGAGATTTTGGATGGCCTCATCGAGCAATGCGTTTCAATAGCCAAAGAAATCAAGGGCATTATtaatggcagcagcgccaaatCGCCAGGTGTCTTGCACGCTATTAGTAAAACTGCTCAAAGACTCTCCAAGCAATCTGAGTTGATGGAGCTTCGCAGCAGACTACTCATCTTACGTAGTGAAGTATCCAGTCATCTGATAATGCTTATTAG GGAGGAACAGCTAAAGCTTGGAGAGGTTTTGCAAACTGTCGTAACATCAAATGAAGACATGCTCCAAAACATCAACGACAAATACGCTGAAGTTATGAGGTACCTTAGATCCATCTCACAGCACACACAATCAAATATGGCATCTACCGCAGATCCGAGCGATAAGAAGGGCGCTCACAGATCTTCCGAGAAGGAGTTCAAATCGATCCAAAAAGATAGGGAGTCTAGGATCAAGGATGTGTTTACGATGAGTGTGATGCAAGGGCCATTTGACGCCATTCTAGACGACATAGAAAGGCGCGGCATACAGAAGCAAGAGAGCATCCTACAAACTTTGAACTTTAACCAATTGCACGAACGAGAACTTGCAGTCGGTGAAGCGCATCAAGGCACGGCAACGTGGATTTTTGATGAGACCAAGCCGACCAACTTTGTCAAATGGCTTCGGAAGAGCAATGGCATGTACTGGATCACGGGGAAAGCCGGATCTGGGAAATCGACTCTCATGAAGTTCCTCACGGATCACCCCAAGACGTTACAGTACTTGACGGAGTGGGCAAACGGCAATGATCTTATAGTCGCCAAGCACTATTTCTGGAATCCGGGTACTACTATGCAAAAGTCGCAAGAGGGGCTTTTCAGAGcacttcttcatcagatCTTGGGACAGCGGCCAGAATTGATTCCCATAGTGTGTGCCGATCGTTGGAACGCTCCATATTATGAACGGTCTTTTCCGTGGACTATAAAACAACTGGCGGACGCGTTTCAACGGTTAGGTGGACTTGACAACGTTCGGTGGAAAATATGCCTTTTCATCGATGGTCTCGATGAGTATGATGGTGAGCCTACGGACGTGATAGACATAATCCACAAGATTGGCGAATCGGACAAGATTAAAATCTGCATATCCAGTCGGCCATGGATCGAATTCTCCGATGCGTTTGGGGGCAACCAGCCGAAACTAGAATTGCAAAACTTCACGCGGGAGGATATACAACGGTTCATCGAAGACAAGCTGCGCAATAACGATAAATTCAACAAGCTTCGTGGACGCGATAGAGCTGCAGCCGATGGACTTGTGTTGAGCATCATAGAAAAAGCATATGGCGTGTTCCTTTGGGTCTTTCTGGTTGTTCGCTCCCTCTTGCGTGGACTGCGCAACGAAGATGACATTTTGGATCTTGAGCGACGCTTGGGTCAGCTGCCAGATGATTTGTACCAATTCTTCGACAACATGCTCGGGGTAATTGAAGATGTGTACAGGGAAAGGGTGTCTCGGCTGTTTCTCACCATGACTTCTGCCAAAGTGGCGCTGCCAATCATTACCTTTTACTTTTTGAACTTTGGTGATGCGCCCCTCTCAAGAGAGCCCCTGCCATTCTTGAGAGAATGGCCAATCGTTGACAATGCAGAAGAAAAGGTCttggaggtgaagaagaggcagctgaTTGCCCAATGCAAAGACTTGATCCATACTGTTTCTGATGTCGAGGGCGAAGTGCTTTTTGCCGAAAAAGTCGAGTTCATACACAACATGGTTCTCAACTTTCTACACTTGCCAGATATAAACGAGAGGCTGTCTAGCATTGCTGGCAGAAGCTTCCATCCGGTCAAGGTTCTCTTTAAAGCGAATATAGGGCAGATCAGGTCTCTTATCCACCTCCATCGGCTGATGTACATAAAACCATATCTTCAGCAATGGATATTAGGCAGTTTATACTATGCCCATTCGATTGAAGTAAGGGATGACACTGCAGAGATTGAAGCGTTGGATGAACTTGAAGAGATTTTGACAGAGCAGTTCAAGATGTGGAGTTTCTCTCATGCTATGGAATATCTATTTGGCATTCCGCAGATTGAATCGTTCCTGGAGCTGGCCTGCAGGTGTGATCTTGCGCTATACATCAGCCAAAAGTACCCAGATTACAACTCTAGTAAGCTTAATGAGATTGCGCCGAATTGGAAGATGCTATTCAGCGTTCGGCAGCAGGGTACTTTTGTGCTTGACGAGAAGGAAACGAAATATGATATGAAGAGCGACTGGAGATTGGgtcggcatcttggcctcctctCGTCGCAAGTAAAAGATAGAACGAGGGAGGAATCAGTAAGCTTTTCAAGACGGCCGACGATTTATTCGGAACCTCATAGCATCGACtatgccaagaagaagaaccgGTTGTCTGGCAAGTTTAAGAAGCTTTTCCGGCGAGAGTAG
- a CDS encoding uncharacterized protein (EggNog:ENOG41), with the protein MAMADASGSQNPFDDLTAELSDLSLQQGEQGSSAYAADPQEDEDGPQPYGSIRETGDPLEVLAICPRDREVNYSLNWYYLPDAFEDTADYLICTRCHADHIKGTSLEIQFKQIEWPDGNIAVCRFWLPRVKDVLWPEAVRTDSVNALREYMTRRLKIKPCPGQKLTEDVEDRTVYGLMDGEIEGFAACEACFEDYVVGTGFEPHFGTYSELAPKWSCDLCIPYISGSVAPMAKHNNWNGFISGASRRFQLPTCTGEQIRSDAIEWYLPKDYESEGFQTCETCYLDKLALTSFKRDFQRSPDDSDPELWRCGLADQNISTAVALEAALVRKDFEVFLEAEQTIYSLVPCTANGIVHGNWWTLEGCDDKFNICQACFAGFCQTRGLDDFFQLSERDSSNAYVCDFCIASPRFGQYVVKFAEMLDRGVFAYFSQFVMTFAGVPACPKIKGRGKSKWWGYPEARFCQECYLDFVAHTPLADSLPLNGEYIEETTLCQIWSPRMRSLWLEVCEAGEPGSEESDAALELFTAVCVQRLQIYRATISEIEVIRTMQNIKKQSAFNHSLLSLQYQGMDGMATMFGRTDAYRYGSSSLGWFDTTYGVQSKQHWNSFVSDLSASNQPDDWVRMAQLEALWKKVE; encoded by the coding sequence atggccatggcagacGCATCAGGTTCGCAGAACCCATTTGACGATCTCACTGCCGAGTTGAGCGACCTGAGTCTACAACAAGGAGAGCAGGGCTCGTCTGCATACGCTGCGGATCCtcaggaagatgaagatggcccGCAACCATATGGCTCAATCCGAGAGACTGGAGATCCGCTGGAAGTCCTCGCAATATGTCCCAGAGATAGGGAAGTCAACTACTCACTCAACTGGTACTATCTCCCAGACGCATTTGAAGATACGGCAGATTACTTGATATGCACCAGATGCCACGCCGATCACATCAAAGGAACATCCCTCGAGATCCAATTCAAGCAGATTGAGTGGCCTGATGGCAACATTGCCGTCTGCCGATTTTGGCTTCCTCGCGTGAAGGACGTTCTTTGGCCCGAAGCTGTTCGGACAGACAGCGTGAATGCACTACGCGAATACATGACCAGGCgcttaaaaataaagccttGTCCGGGGCAAAAACTCACCGAAGACGTCGAAGACAGGACAGTCTATGGCCTGATGGACGGTGAAATCGAGGGCTTTGCTGCGTGTGAAGCCTGTTTTGAGGATTATGTAGTTGGAACCGGCTTCGAGCCTCATTTCGGGACTTATTCTGAGTTGGCTCCAAAATGGAGCTGCGATCTTTGCATCCCATATATTTCGGGGTCAGTTGCTCCAATGGCCAAGCATAATAACTGGAACGGCTTTATAAGTGGTGCAAGTCGACGGTTTCAGCTTCCGACGTGCACAGGCGAGCAGATCCGGTCTGATGCCATTGAGTGGTACTTGCCTAAAGACTACGAGTCTGAAGGCTTTCAAACCTGCGAGACGTGTTACCTGGACAAACTGGCATTGACCTCTTTCAAGAGAGACTTTCAGCGCTCTCCCGACGACTCAGATCCAGAGCTGTGGCGCTGTGGGTTGGCCGATCAGAACATCTCAACAGCAGTAGCACTAGAGGCGGCCCTCGTTAGAAAGGATTTTGAGGTGTTTCTGGAAGCTGAACAAACCATTTACAGCCTCGTTCCCTGCACAGCGAACGGCATCGTCCACGGCAACTGGTGGACATTGGAGGGATGCGACGACAAGTTCAACATATGCCAGGCGTGCTTCGCCGGATTCTGCCAAACAAGAGGCTTGGATGACTTCTTCCAGCTGTCGGAGCGCGACTCTTCCAATGCCTACGTGTGCGACTTTTGCATTGCGAGCCCACGCTTTGGCCAGTACGTTGTCAAGTTTGCAGAGATGCTCGACCGCGGAGTCTTTGCCTACTTTTCGCAGTTTGTCATGACTTTTGCAGGCGTGCCTGCTTGTCCCAAGATCAAGGGCCGCGGCAAATCCAAGTGGTGGGGATACCCAGAGGCTCGGTTCTGCCAGGAATGCTACCTCGACTTTGTAGCCCACACGCCGTTGGCAGACTCGCTGCCTCTGAACGGAGAATACATTGAAGAGACAACGCTCTGCCAGATATGGTCACCGAGGATGCGCAGTCTATGGCTCGAAGTCTGTGAGGCAGGCGAGCCAGGATCCGAAGAATCAGACGCAGCCTTGGAGTTGTTCACGGCCGTTTGCGTGCAGAGACTTCAAATATACCGTGCAACCATTTCGGAGATTGAAGTCATTAGGACCATGCAGAATATTAAGAAGCAAAGCGCCTTCAACCATAGCTTACTCAGCCTTCAATATCAAGGCATGGATGGAATGGCGACCATGTTCGGGAGGACAGACGCATACAGATATGGCAGTAGTAGCCTTGGATGGTTTGATACGACCTATGGAGTTCAGTCGAAGCAGCATTGGAATAGTTTTGTGAGCGACCTCTCGGCTTCAAATCAGCCGGATGACTGGGTGCGTATGGCGCAGCTGGAGGCGCTTTGGAAGAAGGTGGAATAA